One genomic region from Reichenbachiella ulvae encodes:
- a CDS encoding cation:proton antiporter, protein MQILDILALFICLAGIFIYINTYYLKLPSSVGLMILALGLSVAMLVLNLLIPEFKLGTERILKDYDYHEVLYQLVLSFMLFAGALQIDFKKLAEERTPVLILALAGVLISTAIVGVGVHYLLDWIGLELDIMYCLVFGALISPTDPIAVTSTIRKYSLSKNLETRIAGESLFNDGIAVVLALTLLDLAHSTEDHYIGMVDILWVFGTDIVGGIVIGLFLGYLGYRILKYIDNDEVEVEVLMTLALVMAGTQLAEFTHVSAKQAVVIMGLVIGNEGKSGHVSSAAGDYVFKFWYLIEETLNAMLFVLIGLEMLIIPLRFDYFAAGLFAFIIVLIARYISVGIPISAMSTFRKMEANSINVLAWGGLRGGIPIALSLSLPEFEGKEIIITMTYTVVVCSVLYQGLTVPYLMRTTFPTRT, encoded by the coding sequence TTTGGCGGGCATTTTTATCTACATCAACACTTATTACCTCAAACTTCCATCATCGGTTGGGCTTATGATATTGGCATTGGGGCTATCCGTAGCTATGCTGGTATTGAATCTTCTCATTCCTGAGTTCAAATTAGGAACCGAACGGATTTTGAAGGATTATGATTACCATGAAGTTCTCTATCAGCTGGTATTGAGTTTCATGCTATTTGCAGGTGCCCTTCAAATTGACTTCAAAAAATTAGCAGAGGAACGAACACCAGTTCTCATCCTTGCCCTCGCAGGTGTACTGATCTCAACTGCCATAGTAGGTGTAGGGGTTCACTATTTATTAGACTGGATTGGTTTAGAGTTAGACATCATGTACTGTTTGGTTTTTGGTGCACTGATCTCTCCTACAGATCCAATTGCCGTTACTTCTACGATCAGAAAATACAGCCTATCCAAAAACCTCGAGACCAGAATTGCAGGAGAATCCCTTTTCAACGATGGAATCGCAGTAGTTCTTGCGCTTACATTATTGGACTTGGCACATTCTACCGAAGATCACTACATAGGTATGGTTGACATTCTATGGGTATTTGGGACAGATATTGTCGGCGGTATTGTGATTGGTCTATTCCTTGGATATTTAGGTTATAGAATCCTGAAATACATCGACAATGATGAGGTCGAAGTAGAAGTTTTAATGACATTGGCCTTAGTGATGGCCGGTACGCAGTTAGCAGAATTCACTCATGTTTCTGCAAAGCAAGCTGTAGTTATCATGGGACTGGTTATTGGTAACGAAGGCAAAAGCGGACACGTATCCAGTGCGGCTGGAGACTATGTTTTCAAATTTTGGTACCTCATAGAGGAAACACTCAATGCGATGCTTTTTGTATTGATCGGATTAGAAATGTTGATTATCCCATTGCGTTTTGACTACTTCGCTGCTGGATTATTCGCATTCATTATCGTCTTGATCGCTCGATACATCAGTGTTGGTATTCCGATATCTGCTATGAGTACTTTCAGAAAGATGGAAGCCAACTCTATCAATGTATTGGCCTGGGGTGGACTGAGAGGAGGAATCCCTATTGCACTCTCCCTATCACTTCCCGAATTCGAAGGAAAAGAAATAATCATCACAATGACTTATACAGTAGTGGTCTGTTCGGTCTTATATCAAGGGCTCACAGTTCCTTATTTAATGCGAACCACCTTCCCTACCCGAACTTAA
- a CDS encoding glutaminyl-peptide cyclotransferase, translating to MKCPQVLVILILSLLVACGEESRKDKKEVVRKEQYSSITSPKNNSRYQLGDLISFSFSSKNSEIKIDSISIEVNGKQIVSMKDSLRFSWDSKNFQVGQHSFVSSIYLNNGSRERRIVNLNFRSSQEPEKLTYRLISTYPHDPDAYTQGLLFDGNTLYESTGQKGASSLRIVDLKSGSTVKKKDIDTQYFGEGIAIKGDSLYMLTWESRQGMIFNKNSLEKLGEFQYPTEGWGLTSINSDTLVMSDGSHQLFFKDPLGFADLKVLEVYDHNGPVDYLNELEYIHGKIFANRYQTDNIYIIDPNSGEVEGILNLAGIFDRRGYNQRVDVLNGIAYNENSNTYFVTGKWWPSLFEISIINQQNNPI from the coding sequence ATGAAGTGTCCCCAAGTATTAGTTATTCTAATCCTGTCTTTACTAGTGGCCTGCGGAGAAGAGTCAAGAAAAGATAAAAAGGAAGTCGTAAGAAAGGAGCAATACAGCTCCATCACTAGCCCAAAAAACAACAGCAGATACCAGTTGGGCGATCTCATTTCTTTCAGTTTTTCTTCGAAGAATTCAGAAATCAAGATTGACTCGATTTCCATAGAGGTTAATGGGAAACAAATTGTTTCTATGAAAGACAGCTTAAGATTTTCCTGGGATTCAAAAAACTTTCAAGTCGGACAGCATTCTTTTGTGTCATCCATATACCTGAACAATGGATCTAGAGAAAGAAGAATTGTCAATCTCAATTTCAGATCCTCTCAAGAACCCGAAAAGCTGACCTACCGACTGATTTCCACCTATCCTCACGATCCAGATGCCTATACCCAAGGCTTGTTATTTGATGGCAATACGCTCTATGAAAGCACAGGTCAAAAAGGAGCTTCCAGCCTTAGAATTGTGGACTTGAAATCTGGCAGTACAGTAAAGAAAAAAGACATTGACACACAGTACTTTGGAGAAGGAATTGCAATCAAGGGAGATAGCCTTTATATGCTGACATGGGAAAGTAGACAAGGCATGATATTCAATAAAAACAGTTTAGAAAAACTGGGAGAATTTCAATATCCAACAGAGGGCTGGGGACTCACCTCTATCAATTCGGACACCTTGGTCATGAGTGATGGTTCGCATCAACTTTTTTTTAAAGACCCTTTAGGGTTTGCCGACTTGAAGGTGTTAGAAGTATATGACCATAATGGGCCAGTTGATTATTTGAATGAACTAGAATACATCCACGGAAAGATATTTGCTAACAGATATCAGACGGACAATATTTATATCATTGATCCAAATTCGGGAGAAGTCGAAGGAATTCTTAATTTAGCAGGAATTTTTGATAGAAGAGGCTACAATCAACGAGTGGATGTACTCAACGGTATAGCTTATAATGAAAATAGTAATACCTATTTCGTCACAGGTAAATGGTGGCCTTCGCTGTTCGAAATTTCCATCATTAATCAACAAAACAACCCAATATGA
- a CDS encoding SCP2 sterol-binding domain-containing protein, translated as MSMNLEETTQKVVALAEKKGGSIGKKIKFKFDEGVILLDDSSSPTQVSNEDEYADCTVKLSLSNFNKLMNGEMNAMGAFMMGKIKVEGDMGIATKLSNLF; from the coding sequence ATGAGCATGAACCTGGAAGAAACAACCCAAAAAGTAGTTGCATTAGCAGAAAAAAAAGGTGGAAGCATTGGCAAGAAAATCAAATTCAAGTTTGATGAAGGAGTAATACTACTGGATGACAGTAGTAGCCCTACTCAAGTTAGCAATGAGGATGAATATGCAGATTGCACGGTTAAACTCAGCTTGAGCAATTTCAACAAACTAATGAATGGTGAAATGAATGCCATGGGAGCCTTTATGATGGGCAAAATAAAAGTAGAAGGAGACATGGGAATAGCTACTAAGCTATCAAACTTATTCTAA
- a CDS encoding TetR/AcrR family transcriptional regulator, whose protein sequence is MLPKVDVAIKKSKKQIIVEEAARLFREKGFVGTTMRDLASEVGMEAASLYNHIRSKDEILIEICLSLANTYSAKMDEVYPSDYTPIGKIKKLIALHIQINSMSSPLATVMNDEWRHLPEPTKTKFLDMRKRYEYQFTDIIQQGIEKGEIKQLDPRITLYTLLSSVRWLQHWYHANRELDVKDIKDNIMEMFLSGLTDNQYEWKN, encoded by the coding sequence GTGTTACCTAAAGTTGATGTAGCTATTAAGAAGTCTAAGAAACAAATCATCGTAGAAGAAGCCGCTCGGTTATTTAGAGAGAAGGGTTTTGTAGGAACTACCATGCGTGATCTCGCCTCAGAGGTTGGAATGGAAGCGGCAAGTCTGTACAATCACATCCGTTCGAAAGACGAGATACTAATAGAGATATGCCTTTCGTTGGCCAACACCTATAGTGCAAAGATGGACGAGGTTTACCCATCGGACTATACACCTATTGGTAAGATTAAAAAACTAATAGCACTACATATCCAAATCAATTCTATGAGTTCGCCACTGGCCACAGTGATGAATGATGAATGGCGTCATCTTCCAGAACCAACCAAAACGAAGTTTCTTGATATGCGAAAGAGGTATGAATACCAATTTACCGACATCATCCAACAAGGCATTGAGAAAGGTGAAATCAAACAGCTAGATCCTAGAATTACACTCTATACTTTATTATCTTCGGTTAGATGGCTTCAACATTGGTACCATGCCAATCGAGAGCTAGATGTAAAGGACATCAAAGACAATATCATGGAAATGTTCTTGTCTGGTTTGACCGATAATCAATATGAATGGAAAAATTGA
- a CDS encoding enoyl-CoA hydratase/isomerase family protein — MNGKIETSIANEIATISFSHPKGNSLPALLLTDLAEEITKQGNNEKIKCIILKSEGSGPFCAGASFDELLNLQDEKSSIDFFGGFAGVILAMKNCPKFIIVLVQGKTVGGGVGIAASADYCIATEDASIKLSELAIGIGPFVIEPAVKRKMGLAALTSLTLSPTEWKNAKWAMNHGLFQEVTSSLEEMEERASNKAEEYCNYSQEATKSIKNMLWEDTQHWSTLLGDRAKISGKLALSDTTQEALEKFRNRS; from the coding sequence ATGAATGGAAAAATTGAAACAAGTATAGCAAATGAGATTGCAACCATCTCTTTTTCTCACCCAAAAGGCAATTCCTTACCTGCATTACTATTGACTGATCTTGCTGAGGAAATAACCAAGCAAGGAAACAATGAGAAAATTAAATGCATTATCCTAAAAAGTGAAGGCAGCGGCCCTTTCTGTGCTGGCGCCAGTTTTGACGAGCTACTCAATCTCCAGGATGAAAAATCCAGTATTGATTTTTTCGGTGGTTTTGCTGGAGTAATTCTAGCCATGAAAAATTGCCCTAAATTCATCATCGTTCTAGTTCAGGGCAAAACTGTAGGAGGCGGAGTAGGTATAGCAGCCTCAGCAGACTATTGTATAGCTACAGAAGATGCATCAATTAAACTCAGCGAGTTAGCCATAGGAATTGGACCTTTTGTTATAGAACCAGCTGTAAAGAGAAAAATGGGACTTGCCGCTCTAACATCCCTGACCCTCTCTCCTACTGAATGGAAAAATGCCAAATGGGCCATGAACCACGGCTTGTTTCAGGAAGTCACATCTTCTCTGGAAGAAATGGAAGAAAGAGCCTCCAATAAAGCAGAAGAGTACTGCAACTATAGTCAGGAAGCTACAAAGTCAATCAAGAACATGCTTTGGGAGGATACCCAACATTGGTCAACACTACTAGGAGATCGTGCCAAAATCAGCGGCAAATTGGCCTTATCCGACACTACTCAAGAAGCATTAGAAAAATTTCGAAATCGCTCATAG
- a CDS encoding CAP domain-containing protein, translating into MRFLLIIPIAFLSFISIAQPADEDEIELIIDRHNFWRNEVGVADIQYSQELAEVAYTWAQELKKQGCAFKHSKNSYGENLFKGTHGYYTAGDAVDAWGNEKKDYNYKKNICESNKVCGHYTQIVWRNTTEVGCAKVICEGNVTWVCNYNPPGNYVGQKPY; encoded by the coding sequence ATGAGATTCCTCCTGATCATTCCTATTGCTTTTTTAAGCTTTATTTCAATCGCCCAGCCAGCCGATGAAGATGAAATAGAATTGATAATCGACAGACATAATTTCTGGAGAAATGAGGTAGGAGTAGCAGACATTCAATATTCTCAAGAATTGGCAGAGGTCGCATACACTTGGGCTCAAGAACTAAAAAAACAAGGTTGCGCCTTTAAACACAGCAAAAACAGCTACGGTGAAAACCTATTTAAGGGAACTCACGGCTATTATACAGCAGGTGATGCCGTAGATGCTTGGGGCAATGAAAAAAAGGACTACAACTACAAGAAAAACATCTGTGAATCGAACAAAGTCTGTGGGCACTATACTCAGATAGTCTGGCGAAATACAACTGAAGTAGGTTGTGCTAAGGTGATTTGCGAAGGCAACGTTACCTGGGTTTGCAATTACAATCCTCCCGGAAACTATGTGGGCCAGAAACCCTATTAA
- a CDS encoding HNH endonuclease produces the protein MNGKVLVLNQDYSPLAICSVNRAFLLVFLEKAELLEADQEEAIHTVDATFEKPTVIKINRYINVPYRGVVLTRQNLFKRDNNCCQYCGSRENLTIDHLIPRSRGGRSVWDNLVTACKHCNAKKGDMTPDQAGLKLARLPYRPTYIMFLRNSMGDMRKEWLNYLKASKVAS, from the coding sequence ATGAATGGAAAAGTACTGGTTTTAAATCAAGATTATTCACCATTGGCCATTTGCTCTGTTAACAGAGCTTTTTTATTGGTTTTTTTGGAGAAGGCTGAGCTATTGGAGGCAGATCAGGAAGAGGCTATCCATACCGTCGACGCTACATTCGAAAAACCAACAGTCATCAAAATCAATAGATACATCAATGTACCTTATAGAGGGGTAGTCCTTACTCGTCAGAATCTTTTTAAGCGAGACAACAACTGTTGCCAATACTGTGGATCCAGAGAGAATTTAACCATTGATCATCTGATTCCCAGGTCTCGTGGGGGTAGATCAGTCTGGGATAATTTAGTGACTGCCTGTAAGCATTGCAATGCTAAAAAAGGAGATATGACGCCTGATCAAGCAGGATTGAAATTAGCAAGGCTTCCTTATCGACCGACCTATATCATGTTTTTGCGCAATAGTATGGGAGACATGAGGAAAGAGTGGTTGAATTACCTAAAGGCCTCTAAAGTGGCTTCTTAA
- a CDS encoding C40 family peptidase gives METTNPKGISRLAVIPMRNHSSHDAPMNSQILFGEHYQVIEQKEDWLKVQLVYDDSKGWIHQSQHSQISEEYFNQVNHSDYKVCTDLSGTIFFQKKKVQILLGSILPITTNELFKMEEQIAYNGESKSLSLRREPDFLLEVLKLYEHAPLLPGGKTPFGIDAAAFVQQVYKLCGYKTPRYLEGLCQSGKSVASIAEIKVGDLIISDSLKSGFIAMEGGKCMGMYKGCVDKVPLDQISDSIIIRRILSENL, from the coding sequence ATGGAAACCACCAACCCTAAAGGTATTAGTCGATTGGCTGTGATCCCCATGAGGAATCACTCCTCTCATGATGCACCGATGAATTCACAAATCTTATTTGGCGAACACTACCAGGTGATCGAACAAAAAGAAGATTGGCTGAAAGTCCAGTTGGTTTATGACGATTCGAAGGGATGGATTCATCAATCACAACATAGTCAAATCAGCGAAGAATATTTTAATCAGGTCAATCATTCTGATTATAAGGTTTGTACGGATTTGAGTGGTACTATTTTCTTTCAAAAGAAGAAAGTCCAAATTTTATTGGGGAGCATTTTACCCATCACCACCAACGAACTCTTCAAGATGGAAGAGCAAATTGCCTATAATGGAGAGTCAAAAAGTCTGTCCCTTCGCCGGGAACCTGATTTTCTTTTGGAGGTATTAAAATTGTATGAACATGCCCCACTTTTACCTGGAGGCAAAACGCCATTTGGGATAGATGCTGCAGCGTTTGTTCAGCAGGTTTATAAATTATGTGGATATAAGACGCCAAGGTATTTGGAGGGACTCTGTCAGAGCGGAAAGAGCGTAGCGTCCATTGCAGAGATCAAAGTAGGAGATTTGATCATTAGCGATTCATTGAAAAGTGGTTTCATTGCTATGGAAGGAGGTAAATGCATGGGCATGTACAAAGGATGCGTTGATAAAGTGCCACTGGATCAAATCAGTGACTCGATCATTATTCGACGGATTTTGTCAGAAAATTTGTAG
- the smpB gene encoding SsrA-binding protein SmpB: protein MSKSRFSNEVNIRNKKASFEYEFIDEYVAGLVLKGTEIKSIREGKASLQEAYCFVSRGEMFIKGMHISVYEQGTAYNHEPIRDRKLLLNKTEIEKIDSKMQIKGLTLVPIRLFINARGFAKMEIALAKGKKVHDKRNSIKDKDIKRELDRQKY from the coding sequence ATGAGCAAGAGCAGGTTTTCAAATGAGGTAAATATTCGAAATAAGAAAGCGAGTTTCGAGTATGAGTTTATCGATGAATATGTCGCCGGATTAGTACTAAAGGGTACTGAGATCAAATCTATTCGGGAGGGGAAGGCCAGTTTGCAAGAGGCTTATTGTTTTGTCTCTAGAGGAGAAATGTTCATTAAAGGAATGCATATATCTGTTTATGAACAAGGGACTGCTTACAATCACGAACCTATTCGCGACCGTAAGCTGCTGCTAAATAAAACAGAGATAGAAAAGATAGACAGCAAAATGCAGATCAAGGGTCTGACGCTGGTTCCAATTCGTTTGTTTATCAATGCAAGAGGATTTGCCAAAATGGAGATTGCTTTGGCAAAGGGTAAAAAAGTCCATGATAAACGAAACAGCATCAAGGATAAGGATATAAAGAGAGAGTTAGATCGTCAAAAGTACTAA
- the tsaD gene encoding tRNA (adenosine(37)-N6)-threonylcarbamoyltransferase complex transferase subunit TsaD, with protein sequence MKMNEVIVAIESSCDETSASVCVDGEIKSNVIATQEIHSKYGGVVPELASRAHQQAIAPVVMEALERAGVEKKDLTAVAFTQGPGLLGALLVGTSFAKSMSLGLKIPLIGVNHMQAHILAHFIEEPQPKFPFICLTVSGGHTQIVKVNDYLDMTVLGQTQDDAVGEAFDKCAKIMGIPYPGGPLIDKMSKSGDPNRFEFSKTDMPDLDYSFSGIKTSFLYFTQNQTQKNSDFIEENKYDLAASIQRHLIGMLMEKLELAAEREGINQIAIAGGVSANSELRSTLISTGEEKGWEVYIPKFEYCTDNAAMIAMTAYYQLKGGQLSDLTASPMPRWKF encoded by the coding sequence ATGAAAATGAATGAAGTAATTGTAGCTATTGAGTCCTCGTGCGATGAAACTTCAGCTTCGGTTTGCGTCGATGGTGAAATCAAGAGTAACGTGATTGCGACTCAGGAAATACATAGTAAATATGGTGGGGTTGTACCAGAACTAGCCTCTCGTGCCCATCAGCAGGCCATTGCGCCTGTGGTCATGGAAGCATTGGAAAGAGCAGGGGTGGAGAAGAAAGATTTAACAGCTGTCGCTTTTACTCAGGGACCTGGTTTATTAGGCGCTTTATTAGTTGGTACTTCTTTTGCCAAGTCGATGTCTCTGGGATTGAAAATTCCTTTGATTGGAGTCAATCATATGCAGGCACATATTTTGGCTCATTTTATAGAGGAGCCACAGCCTAAATTTCCTTTCATATGTCTAACTGTAAGTGGAGGCCATACGCAAATTGTTAAAGTCAATGATTATCTAGACATGACGGTTTTGGGTCAGACTCAAGACGATGCAGTAGGAGAGGCTTTTGATAAGTGTGCTAAAATCATGGGGATTCCATATCCGGGAGGTCCATTGATCGACAAGATGTCTAAAAGCGGAGATCCGAATCGATTTGAATTTTCTAAGACAGATATGCCTGATTTGGATTATTCATTTAGTGGAATTAAAACTTCTTTCCTGTATTTTACTCAAAATCAAACTCAGAAGAATTCTGACTTTATTGAAGAGAATAAATACGACCTTGCTGCCAGTATCCAACGTCATTTAATTGGTATGTTGATGGAAAAGCTGGAATTGGCTGCAGAGCGGGAGGGGATCAATCAGATTGCTATTGCTGGAGGAGTTTCTGCTAATAGTGAATTGAGGTCTACTCTCATTTCGACAGGAGAGGAGAAAGGATGGGAAGTATACATTCCCAAGTTCGAATATTGTACAGATAATGCTGCCATGATTGCGATGACGGCCTATTACCAACTGAAAGGGGGACAATTGAGTGATCTGACAGCATCACCCATGCCACGTTGGAAGTTTTAA